One segment of Myxocyprinus asiaticus isolate MX2 ecotype Aquarium Trade chromosome 41, UBuf_Myxa_2, whole genome shotgun sequence DNA contains the following:
- the LOC127431940 gene encoding CTD small phosphatase-like protein isoform X1, with product MICCFKVIQMHQIPLHHPDLPGTTTIHYPVHVASLWGGTVSFDYDIECLAAMISMHFSSDVTLNQLLVCFSVLLSFLFPSLFHLCCAPPLQPPAKYLLPEVTINDYGKNCVVIDLDETLVHSSFKPISNADFIVPVEIDGTVHQVYVLKRPHVDEFLQKMGELFECVLFTASLAKYADPVADLLDQWGVFRARLFRESCVFHRGNYVKDLSRLGRELNQVIIVDNSPASYIFHPENAVPVQSWFDDMTDTELLDLLPLFEDLSREKDIYSVLQSLKAR from the exons ATGATCTGTTGTTTCAAGGTTATCCAAATGCACCAGATCCCTTTACATCATCCAGATTTGCCTGGGACAACAACAATACATTATCCAGTGCATGTTGCGTCCCTTTGGGGAGGCACCGTATCTTTTGATTATGACATTGAATGTCTGGCCGCTATGATCAGCATGCATTTCTCCTCTGATGTGACTCTGAATCAACTGCTTGTTTGCTTTTCTGTTCTCCTTTCCTTCTTGTTTCCATCCCTCTTTCATCTGTGCTGTGCTCCCCCCCTCCAGCCTCCAGCCAAATACCTCCTGCCTGAGGTCACCATTAATGACTACGGCAAGAACTGTGTGGTGATCGACCTGGATGAGACCCTTGTGCACAGCTCCTTCAAG CCCATCAGCAACGCAGACTTTATAGTCCCTGTGGAGATTGATGGAACAGTTCATCAG GTCTACGTGCTGAAGAGGCCCCATGTGGATGAGTTTCTGCAGAAAATGGGcgaactgtttgaatgtgttcTTTTTACAGCCAGCTTAGCAAAG TATGCTGATCCTGTAGCAGACCTGTTGGACCAGTGGGGTGTGTTCAGGGCACGGCTCTTCAGGGAATCCTGTGTGTTTCACCGGGGGAACTACGTCAAAGACCTCAGCCGACTGGGCAGAGAGCTCAACCAAGTCATCATAGTAGACAACTCACCTGCCTCCTATATCTTCCATCCAGAAAATGCT GTGCCGGTGCAGTCGTGGTTTGATGACATGACTGACACTGAGCTGCTGGATTTACTGCCACTATTTGAAGACCTGAGCAGAGAGAAGGACATTTACAGTGTGTTACAGAGCCTGAAGGCCAGGTAG